ataatgagataaacacagTGCTGAGACTATCATTATCGACGttcacatgaatattaaaatcacctactatatttactttatctgtactaaggactaggtttgataaaaactctgagaattcagataggaattcagagtacggacCAGGAGGAcagtacactataacaaatagaactggctgtaaagttttccaggttgggtgacAAATattaagaacaaggctttcgaatgagttataattaaatttaggtctagggttgatgattaggcttgagttgaaaatggctgcaactccacctcctcggccagtatctcgaggaatatgagtattaatatgactggggggagtggattcatttaggctgaaaaattcttcatgacacagccaggtttcagtaagacaaaataaatcaatatgatgatctgagattaaatcatttactaatatGGCtatagatgacagagatcttatgttcaagagtccacaattaattatcttattttgttgtactattgcagtagtggttttaatttttattagatttttatgaatgactcttcttttgtttactttggatttaattgatttaagtggtcgggggacagacacagtctctatgtggttttgggtgggtaactgctctaatggaggcacagagaagcgtgtaggactgcagctctgctccctggtctcaactctgggttgtcatggttttggtctactaataaacatTTCTAGATatcagagcagctccatccaaagtgggatgtatgctgTCTCTCGTAATGAGATCAGctcttccccagaaagtctgccaattatctatgaagcccacattgTTTGCTGAacaccacctcgacagccagcggttgaattgtgacatacagctatacatgtcatcactggtcaggtTTGGAAGGGGCCCAGAGAAAACTACggagtccgacattgtttttgcatatgtacacaccaactcaacattaattttggtgacctcCCATTGGCGTAATCGGGAGTCGTTACCGCCGACATAGATGACAATTGTACCATATTTACGTTTatccttagccagcagttttaaatttggttttatgTCGCCCGCTCTGGCTCCAGGAAGACATTTAACTATGGCTGCTGGTGTtgctaacttcacgtttctgactatggagctgccaataatcagagttggtttctcagcaggtgtgttactgaggggggagaacctgttagaaacatgaactggttgttggtgaaccgtgggcttctgcttagggctatgcttccttcggacagtcacccagccaccctggcttcccggctgctcTGGAACTACCGGTGGAGTAGGAGCCCTGCTAGGTCGACCCGCACTGgatactgggggctggctaactacattagctgctgattgtttttccatggtgcggagctgagtgaaagtttaaatatacagcaggtattaatccacagtaatGTGAAATATAGCAAAATCAACTGagttgagagcagcaacaacgctaTCAGAAAACACAGTCAGCAACCGGAAATGATGCAATACGCTTACCGTAGCACGTCAGCTGCCGTCAGGTTTCTCTACTACTCATACTACCTTTGTAACAGACAAGAGTAAATTGGAAGTGAGAGGATAGACATTTATGTATGGTGAATGTCAGTTCCATCCCCAGACCTGCAGAAGCAGGTCTGGGGATGGAACTGACATGTGGAGTCACCAGCCCTTGTACACCTGCATGAGGAGCTATATTGGCAAGTCACAATGTACAAAGGTTCACATTATAACAAAgtggcaacctctggggctgaaaaatgaagccaatgcggaagtgccaaaaactgcagttcttcgaatggccacttgaggctggctccaaaggtgagtcaatccccatagaccaccatgttaaaatgccaaaaatatacggcagaaataaacatgtttacagcctggtacaaaaaacggtgCTCATCTCTATAGCTGATTtccctgttcatgacaactATATGAGGGGTGAAAAatttattaagccgtaaagttatgcataattaaggatatggccactttgagtgacaggtcgctagctgctaggtggcttgtttcagcaaccaggcttcattcggcccgcctcagttccacctctttgcccattttggattagggctggagtcaggcactgccaagatggtgatggCTGGAGCTGCCCACTTcgagcttcaaaaccgctcttcagaaaccaatgggtgacgtcatgatggctatgtccatatttttacagtctatgattaaaACACTGCCACCTGTGTTCTGCAAAGCACCTGCCACTTGTTTCTACGAAGGACCTGGCCAATACTGGAAACATGTCAAAGCTGGGGATTGAGAATCTCTGTGGTGGAAGGTCTGAGTATTTGCCCTGACTGTAAataatttgtaaatgtttatccAGATAAAAACAAGGTTATGAATTATTTGAGAGTGCTTTGTTCATATAACATACATTCTTATAATTTCTTTGAATGGCTCACAAGTGATTCATAATATATCaacaaatcattaaataatCATCTACTAATGATTGGTTCATCAGTATTTCGTAATTAACCTTTCATTTATAGATGACTTACAACATGTTTGTgatatgttaattaatgttttgttcatgATCAGTTCACCATTAACAAGTGTCTTATAAATGACTTAATactgatttttattattagtgttatcaaaaaatgtaacaatCTGTAGGCACAATTATTGCTTCTTAGAAAGACAGTGGTAATGGTAATTACATGCTACTAGTAGACCACCATCTCATCTGCTGTATCTGTTTTAAGTCTGTGATTGAATTCATGTCTGTTGCAAGAAAATGTATAAAGTGCTTGATCCATACAAAGTATCATCATAATCACTGTTGCAAATGCTGCTCTCATCATGTACTAAATTTTGTGTTGTCTCTTTGTGAATGTTAAATTGTGTTGATCTTCATACATGAAAGATAAAGCCAAACTTGATCTTCTGCATGACAGGAGACAACTTGCCCCATGCCTTAAGGGCCGAATTTCAGTTTGAACCAATAATATGGTGACTTATAGTACAACTAACTCATAGTAAACACTTGTCATCTTGTCAGTTCCCAGATAATATCTTGTAAGTCTTCCTCCAGAAATGTAGTGGATATCAGCACATGTCTGGTTTTGGTAGTAAAGGAAACTCTGACACAGCATACTGCACATAAAgtccttcatccatccatgtTGATAAATTTTTGCAGAGAACATTGTTTCAAAACTCAGTGTCAAAACACGTTAGGTTGGAAGGTATAGAAAACCTATAGTGACTCAGCAAGGTCTTAATATTAATCCACCTTTAAATTATGATAAACTGCAGCAGCTAAATTAAAGTTCACTTTTTTAAACTTACTTCCAACCAGGAACATGGATTATGAAGACTGTAGAGGCCTTCATATTGCAGACAATATgaatacagtgctgcttgaaagtttgtgaaccctttagaatttgctctatttctgcataaatatgacttaaaatgtgatcagatttccattcaagtcctaaaactagaaaaagagacatcagttaaacaaatgagacaaaaaccttacacttgttcttttatttattgaggaaaatgatgttACATATTTATGGGTGGCAAAAGTAcgtgaacctctaggattatcaatttatttgaagGGAAAATTAGAGTCGGGTGTTTCAAttaatgggatgacaatcaagtgtgagtctgggaggccctgtCTTATTTAAAGatgagaaatctgggtcttcactatcaaagtctgagttcacaacacaggtttgtggaagtgtgtcatggctcaaagGACATTTCTGAGGGCCTTAGAAGAaaagttgttgatgctcactaagctggaaagggttacaaaaccatttctaaagagtttaGACTCCACCAAttgactgtcaggcagatcatgtacaaattgaagacatccaacactgttgttaccctccccaggagtggtcgaacaacaaaaatcacaccaagagcaggaGGCCAaaagggaccccagggtaacgtctaggaaactaaaggcctctcgtgcagtggctacagtcaataTTCATGAGTCTAACATTGAACATCGATGGAGTGCAaggcagagttgcaaggaaaaaagccacttctctccaaaaagaacattgctgccgtctACGGTTCACTCAAGACCACATGGATAAGCCAAAATGGAAacatgttctgtggatggatgagaccaaaatcgaactttttggcttgaatgagaagtattatgtttggcgatgagcaaacactacattccagcataagaaccttaacccatctgtgaaacatggagatggtagtatcatggtttgggcttgctttgctgcctctgaaccaggacagcttgcaatcattgaaggagctatgtatgagttctgagttgtaccagcacatTCTATAGGAAAGTGTCAAGGTATCCATCTGTGAACTGAACACACAAGTGAACACACAAGttgttctaccaaagaatgaTTAGAGCAGAAGATAATATTTTGGAACggctgagtcaaagtcctgaccttaatcctatagaaatgctgtggaaggacctgaagtaggcagttcatgcaaagaagcccacaaCATCCTTGAGTTGAGAATGTTCTATAAGGAGGATTAGGCTAAAATTGTGCTGATGTGCATGGCAGATAAACAGTTACCGGaaacgtttggttgaagttatagCTACAAAAGGGGGTTGCACCAGtaactgaaagcaagggttcacatacttttgcctcccacaaatatgtaagattggataattttcctcaataaataaatgaaaacattttttgtctcatttgtttaattggattCACTTTATCTAactttaggacttgtgtaaatatctgatcacattttaggtcatatttatgcagaaactACAGAAAGTTCTAAAGGGTTCTAAAACTTTCAGACAGCACTGTATATGCTtttatgaaacatttatttgtatagtttACAACATTTACACTTGGTgatgtatgtattttaatacagtatacagtacaacTTACAGTGAGTTAAATACGTGAATTTACTTTGAGGTGTATTCAGCATCATTTTCAACACCACAGACAACTAGCGTTAAGAAGCTCTCAACAGCATGCACATGCTCTCACTTTTAAGTACTGCTTTGGGAAATGCTTGTAGAAATTTCAAAGTGTCCGTAGCATTACTCCAAGAAAACGCTCAGTTGTTATTGGGAAACAAGGCCGTGCTTCTtcaacatcacttttttttccagtgccAAACGACACCTTTTGCCCTTTACAAGGGGTGGTAGTACCACAATGAGCTATATGTTTGTTGGGTTCTCTTGACATCAGCGTGAGTAAATATGGAACCTTTCACATGTTTACAGGTGGCGTTTAGTGATAGCAGTGAGCACAGGCTCTGATGGTGGTTTCCTATTGGTCCACAGCAGAGCCATGCCTGCCTCCCGGAACTCCTGATGGGAGCAGTAGATAAGAGGATTCAGACCACAGTCCAAGTATGACATCACCGATGATAATGTCCTTAGCCAATCAGGTGCTGGGGACAGGTCCATCCTGCCCAGGAGGATCAGCTAATTGATCAATGCAGAGACAGAATTTAAGACAGTCTATGGGAGTAGAATTATATGTTCACACATatactcactgagcactttattaggaataCCTGTGCAGTCTAATGCAATTCAGTACAACAGCTTTGCtcataatattttgtccactccattaatgtacatgaggagggcaaaatattaggagcccttttcaatataattcacTCCagtgcaccaccaccacccactaccacttcagtaataaacataaatagaaTTATCACTTGTCTGACAACgtcagaaaaaactgaaaatgtatactTTGTTTATGGCAGAGCTCTTGtcttcctaatattttgccctcctcatgtatgttaatgaagTGGACAAAATAGCAAAGTTGTTGTACTgaattgcattagattgcacaggtgttcctattAAAGTGCTCGATGAGTGTATGTTCATTTGctcttgtgttgtttgtatGTAACAAGTGAGTAAGTGCATGTGTCACCTCAGACACAGCAAAGGGGGTGTAGCAGAGGAGGTAGGAGGACACCAGCAGAGGCGTGACTGCAGACAGATCTGCTTCATCATCACtgagacaaagaggaaacaAGACGGTGAGAAAGGAGGCCTGCATATTATAGCATAGCATTATAGTTATTAACACAGAGcatccaacagtccaaaacccaaagatattcagtttattatatatgacaaagaaaagcatcaaattctcacaCTTGAGAAGCATGAATTCAGGACTGATTGGATCTGATATGACCTGAGAATGCGTAAGTGTTTTTCATCAGCCACAATTAATTACTAAGTGAAGCACAATGACAGTCAAATAGCATGTCAGAATTCCAAAATAGAGTTTTATAACTCTAGGGATTAGAGGTGTTCAGTGCATGTGCGAACAAATCTTTAACAGAGAATCTTCAAAACTGAATTGAACAGACTGCACTGACTCATTTTTTGCATTGTGAGTGCCCCTCACTGGTGACTGACTACACAGTATGTCACCTCCTGGTTAAAGTTTTACTGAAAGGCAGCAACAGCTGCAGAAACAACCATGATATGACCACTCTGTTGCAGATAAACTGTGTTTGTACAGGCATAGTTTGTACTGAAGTGACCATAAAAGCTTGAACTAGCAACAAAAGGAATGTATTACTGAACTGACAACAATGGAAAATGTCATGTACACATGAATGGTAAAGTAATTGTTTAGCTTTGAAAAATTTAAGAACCACATCATCAGTGACTATGGGTCTTTAAACTGCACAAAACCATTTGAATCAGCAATGTGATTTGTAATTTTCACTTCTATTATGCCTTACACACCTACCCCCCTGCTTTGGAGGAAATAGCATAAACTTATTTAACCTAAAATTACAAGCGTTTCCCCTGTTCTGTTCCTACTCATTTGTATATTGTATGTTAGGCACAagtatccatccatccatttagataaactgtttcagttttaATGGAAGTATGATACTGTAGCAGTTTTTAAACATATTCTAGTTGTATCTCTGCTCTACACAAAGATGACACTGATGTCTCCtcttttccaaaaatgttcatttaaagttcatgataatttatttaatcaatCATATTGATGTGCTCAAAATGGCTTTTAAATTTTTAAGTTTAACTAACACCTGATTTTCTCCTCATATACCATATACCATACAGAGCTGCACAGTTACAATACAATACTAAATCAAACACAACTAAAGGATCCCTGACAGAATCCATGACATAGAATAAGTCAACTTGGAAAGACTCTTTTCTCCAGATGTTTacctgtttctgcttctgtggCAGCTAGCAGCACtcagcagagagcagaagaagatgaggaggaaggggggaaaTATACAGAtggagaaagcacaaagaacgTAGACGAACATGTCTGAGTAGCTGCTCTCCCAGAACACAGCACACAGCATCTCTGCAGGGTCATACCTGGAGCAGATGATGGAGATGAACAAAATAGAACCAACatgtgcatcatcatcatcatctctaaAGCTCTCAACTGACATCATTTGGTAAACTATATACCGAATCCAGGCGTAGACAACAGGGACACTCCCGAACACCACCCCTGTCCCCCAGGAAGTCAAGCATgctgtcaccatgacaacaaagagAGCACTTCTTGAGGAGGCCACACCAATCAGCCGCTGCACACAAAGGATGGCTACAGATGAAAGAACAAACGCTCAAACTGATTACATTAAAGGGATTATAGGACTGCAATACAGCATTGTTACCATGGctactactgcagtactgaaGAGATGATGTATCCAAAAGCATTGAGTGAAGAGCAGCTGGATTTCTTGAAGAcatttcacctctcatccaaaaggcttcttcagttctgacTGGCTGTTGGGGAATCCCAGGTGTTTAACCACTGTAGCGCCATTCATACCTTTAGGGTCGTTGAAGTCACATATGGTTTGTTAGTCCTCTTGTCTGTCATGGGACAGTTGTTGGAGTCATTAGTCACATGAGTCCAGGTGTGAATGGGTGTTAAACCGCCTGGGAAGGAATGAAAGGATAGCGTTGTAAGTAGCTGATAAGTTTTTCCACTTCGACATAGACGCTCTCCTCCACTCCCCTTTAAAACCATCTGTCTTCTCTATCCAAAGTAGGCACATTGCTGGCCTAAAACGAGTGTCCCTTGTCCTTTAGATGCAGGTAGCTCCTGAGTGTTGACCTGAGGAGTTGGCGCTCCTGTGTTGGGCCATGTACTTGTTTAGCAGTTGTTTTGTCTCTCCAACGTAAAGCTCTCTGCATTCCCCTCTGCATTGGACTGCATACACTCAGCTGCTCTGCTTGTGTTCGGGTGTGTAGTGATTAGGGTGGACAAGCTTCTGTCTCAGTTGGTTGCAGGGTTTGAAAAATACAGGGATGTGGTGCTTGTTGAGGATCCTCCAGAGTTTCTCTGAAAATCGAGCAACATATGGAATGACcatgttgtgtttgttcttcttttcttctccaccCACAGTTTTGGTGTCCTTGCTGGAtcttgttgatgttttttgggTCACCACAAGCTTTTCGGGCTTCCTTGAGGtgttttctgctccttctcTTTTGCTTGTGGGCACATTCTCAACCCAGTGGTGTGGGTTCTAATgagttctatttgttatagtgtatcgtcctcctggcccgtactctgaattcctatctgaattctcagagtttttgtcgtatttagtccttagtacagataaagtaattatagtaggtgattttaatattcatgtggacgttgatagtgacagtctcagcactgcatttatctcattattagactcaattggcttctctcagtgtgtaaataatcccactcaccgtcttaaccacaccctagaccttgttctggcttatgggattgaaattgaacatttaataatttttccacaaaatcctattttatcagatcattttttaataacttttgaattcctattactggattatacACTATTAGACAAAAATGgcctcactagatgtctctctgatagtgttgtagataaatttaaggaagcaattccgtcagtactgaattcaatgccatgtctcaatactacagaggactcttgTGTTAACTTTAGttcctcccaaattgataatcttattgatagtgctgcaggctcactaagacaaacacttGACTCCAtcgcccctttaaaaaagaagataataaaacataagaggttagctccatggtataactcccaaacccgcaaattaaagcaaacatcgtgaaaattggaaaggatttggcgttccaccaaagtggaagtttctcgcttagtctggcaagatagtcttaaaacatataggaaggccctctgtaatgccagagccgcctattactcagcattaatagaagagaataaaaactgccctaggttccttttcagcactttggccaggctgacaaagagtcataactctactgatccatgtattcctatagctctcagtagtatcgactttatgagcttctttaatgataaaattctaactattagagacaaaattaaccacctcctgccctcaacaggcaccgttctctccccaaacacaggaaccttagtaacagcagtaaatcctgacatatatttggactgtttttctccagtagacttgtctgaactaacttcaataatttgttcagctaaaccatcaacctgtctcttagatcccatcccaactaggctgcttaaggaagccttacccttagtgagcacttctttactagatatgatcaatttgtctttagtaacaggctatgtaccacagtcctttaaagtagctgtaattaaacctcttcttaagaagcctacttttgattcaggtgttttagccaattatagacctatatctaaccttccatttctatccaagatccttgagaaagcagtctctaatcagttatgtgactttctacataacaatagtttatttgaggattttcagtcaggttttagagcgcatcatagcacagagacagcactggtgaaagtcacaaatgacctcctaactgcatcggacaaaggatttgtctctatacttgtcctgttagatcttagtgctgcattcgacacaattgaccatcaaatccttttgcagagactggaacatttaattggcattaaaggaactgcattaagctggtttaagtcctatttatcagacggatttcagtttgtacctgttaatgatgaatcctccgtgaaggcaaaagttagacacagagttccacaaggttctgtacttggaccaattctattcaccttatatatgcttcctttaggtaatattattaggaaacactccataaattttcattgctatgcagatgatactcaattatatttatcaatgaagcctgatgaaaacaatcagttaaacaaacttccagcatgccttaaggacataaagacatggatgacctgcaattttctactactaaattcagataaaactgaagttattgtgcttggccctaaacaccttagaaacacattatccaatgatatagctactctggatggcattacccaggcctccagctccactgtaaggaatctgggagttatctttgatcaggatatgtcctttaactcccacataaatcaaatttcaaggactgccttttttcacttacgtaatatcgcaaaaatcaggcacatcctgtcccaaaaagatgcagaaaaactagtccacgcatttgttacttctaggctggattattgcaattccttattatcaggctgccctaacaagtctctaaagactctccagctggtccagaatgcagctgcacgtgtactgactaaaactagaaaaagagatcacatttctcccattttagcttcgctacattggcttcctgtaaaat
The DNA window shown above is from Thunnus maccoyii chromosome 2, fThuMac1.1, whole genome shotgun sequence and carries:
- the si:dkey-9i23.8 gene encoding visual pigment-like receptor peropsin codes for the protein MSEWFNGTLFMEHPWPEAERWLLVAVLGLEMVMGVVGNCLVLLVKVLCRGRFSCRYWLPFISLTLSDLGCSLLIISGSLLAMLTGGQRSPWCEVVSLLKFAFITSSIGSIAILCVQRLIGVASSRSALFVVMVTACLTSWGTGVVFGSVPVVYAWIRYDPAEMLCAVFWESSYSDMFVYVLCAFSICIFPPFLLIFFCSLLSAASCHRSRNSDDEADLSAVTPLLVSSYLLCYTPFAVSELILLGRMDLSPAPDWLRTLSSVMSYLDCGLNPLIYCSHQEFREAGMALLWTNRKPPSEPVLTAITKRHL